One Gloeothece verrucosa PCC 7822 DNA window includes the following coding sequences:
- a CDS encoding carbon dioxide-concentrating mechanism protein CcmK — MPQAVGVIQTIGFPAVLAAADAMVKGARVTLVYFDLAERGEFLVAIRGPISEVTPAVEAGLKAAAQTEGGEVVSYYIVPNPPENVLAVLPIEYTAKVQAFR; from the coding sequence ATGCCCCAAGCAGTCGGAGTCATACAAACTATAGGATTTCCAGCCGTTTTAGCGGCGGCTGATGCAATGGTTAAAGGGGCGCGGGTTACTCTAGTGTATTTTGATCTCGCCGAACGAGGAGAATTTTTAGTCGCCATCAGAGGCCCCATTTCCGAAGTTACCCCGGCAGTAGAAGCCGGACTCAAAGCCGCCGCACAAACCGAAGGGGGAGAAGTGGTGAGTTACTATATTGTCCCCAACCCGCCGGAAAATGTCTTAGCAGTATTGCCGATCGAATACACCGCTAAAGTGCAAGCCTTCCGATAA
- a CDS encoding DUF4089 domain-containing protein yields MTTEEATAYVKVAARLMGLSISPKYLPGVVENWQRLEVIASLVTEFPLSENLEAAPIFEP; encoded by the coding sequence TTGACAACAGAAGAAGCTACGGCTTATGTGAAAGTTGCCGCGCGGCTGATGGGGTTATCCATCTCACCCAAATATCTGCCTGGTGTGGTAGAAAATTGGCAGAGATTAGAGGTGATCGCCTCTTTAGTCACAGAATTTCCTCTATCTGAAAACCTTGAAGCCGCCCCGATTTTTGAACCTTAA
- the pip gene encoding prolyl aminopeptidase, with protein sequence MRELYPPIQPYRDGYLQVSQLHRIYFEESGNPQGKPVIFLHGGPGGGIDPIYRQYFDPQQWRIIIFDQRGCGKSTPHAELTENTTWHLVNDIEKLREHLEINQWVVFGGSWGSTLSLAYSQTHPQRCKGLILRGIFMLRSKELHWFYQEGASYIFPDAWEAYLKPIPPQERDDLLSAYYKRLTSADQSVRLEAAKAWSIWEGTTSKLYPFSAVAHKFGEEQFALAFARIEAHYFVHKGFFEEEDQLLKNVPRIRHIPAVIVQGRYDIVCPMITAWELHQVWPEAEFVIIPDAGHSMTEPGIRSALIDATDRFVAL encoded by the coding sequence ATGCGAGAATTGTATCCCCCCATTCAACCTTACCGTGACGGTTATTTACAGGTTTCTCAATTACATAGGATTTATTTTGAAGAGTCGGGAAACCCTCAAGGAAAACCCGTTATTTTTCTGCACGGGGGACCCGGTGGCGGAATTGATCCCATTTATCGACAATATTTTGATCCCCAACAGTGGCGTATTATTATTTTTGATCAACGGGGATGCGGCAAAAGTACCCCTCACGCCGAGTTAACAGAAAATACCACTTGGCATTTAGTCAATGATATTGAAAAGCTACGGGAACATTTAGAAATTAATCAATGGGTGGTTTTTGGCGGCAGTTGGGGCAGTACCTTATCCTTGGCCTATAGTCAAACTCATCCGCAGCGATGTAAGGGGTTAATTTTGCGGGGAATTTTTATGTTACGGTCTAAAGAGTTACATTGGTTTTATCAGGAAGGCGCGAGTTATATTTTTCCAGATGCTTGGGAAGCTTATCTCAAACCCATTCCCCCACAAGAAAGAGATGATTTACTGTCTGCTTATTATAAACGCCTTACCAGTGCCGATCAATCGGTTCGTTTAGAAGCGGCTAAAGCTTGGTCAATTTGGGAAGGAACTACCAGCAAATTATATCCTTTTAGTGCAGTGGCTCATAAGTTTGGTGAGGAGCAGTTTGCTCTAGCTTTTGCCCGCATAGAAGCGCATTATTTTGTTCATAAGGGTTTTTTTGAAGAGGAAGATCAATTACTCAAAAATGTCCCTCGCATTCGTCATATTCCGGCGGTTATTGTTCAGGGACGCTATGATATAGTCTGTCCAATGATCACCGCTTGGGAATTACATCAGGTTTGGCCAGAGGCCGAGTTTGTTATTATTCCTGATGCCGGACATTCCATGACTGAACCCGGGATCAGGAGTGCTTTAATTGATGCTACTGACAGATTTGTTGCCCTATAA
- a CDS encoding XisI protein, with protein MDKLKLYRKYIEKLIREYGQYKPKYGDVEVQMIFDREQDHYQLINVGWDENERIRGCVLQIDLKNGKIWIQHDGTEIGVANELVEWGVPKEDIVLAYHAPYKRQYTGFAVE; from the coding sequence ATGGATAAATTAAAGCTATATCGAAAATATATAGAAAAACTCATCAGAGAATATGGGCAATATAAACCCAAATATGGAGACGTTGAAGTGCAAATGATTTTTGATCGAGAACAGGATCACTATCAACTTATCAATGTGGGTTGGGATGAAAATGAAAGAATTAGAGGCTGTGTCCTGCAAATTGACCTGAAAAATGGCAAAATTTGGATACAACACGATGGCACAGAAATAGGAGTAGCTAATGAGTTAGTAGAATGGGGAGTCCCTAAAGAAGATATTGTCTTGGCTTATCATGCCCCTTATAAACGTCAATATACGGGATTTGCCGTAGAATAA
- a CDS encoding NAD(P)/FAD-dependent oxidoreductase — protein MSELSKRIIILGGGFGGLYTALRLSEFSWENSHKPEIVLVDKSDRFLFSPLLYELVTGELQSWEIAPPFEELLADTKIHFHHGCVNQIDLEQSQVQLDNGKNLTYDKLVLALGGQTPLDFVPGAKEYAIPFRTLEDAYRLAQRLKELEQSQLDKIRVVVVGGGYSGVELACKLADRLGERGRIRIVEMSESILNTSPEFNRNAAKKALEERLVWLDLETKVEEITAETISLVYKGQVDPIPVDLVLWTVGTKVSDFIKSLSLPQNRAGKLVTNSFLQAENHPSIYVLGDLADCRDKDGQLVPATAQVAIQQADYCAWNVWASIMGRPLLPFRYQGLGEMMTLGIDNATLSSMGVKMDGTLAYLARRLLYLYRFPTLKHRLAVGFNWLSRPVLELFLS, from the coding sequence ATGAGCGAACTATCTAAACGTATCATTATTCTAGGCGGGGGTTTTGGAGGATTATATACAGCCCTACGTCTTTCGGAATTTTCTTGGGAAAATTCTCACAAACCTGAAATCGTTCTGGTGGATAAGAGCGATCGCTTTTTATTTTCTCCCTTATTATACGAGTTAGTGACTGGAGAACTGCAAAGTTGGGAAATTGCCCCGCCTTTTGAGGAACTCTTAGCCGATACTAAGATTCATTTTCATCACGGTTGTGTTAATCAGATTGACCTTGAACAGTCTCAAGTTCAGCTAGATAATGGCAAAAACTTGACTTATGATAAATTGGTTTTGGCTTTGGGAGGACAAACCCCTCTAGATTTTGTGCCGGGTGCTAAAGAATATGCTATTCCTTTCCGAACCCTTGAAGATGCTTACCGTCTCGCACAAAGGCTTAAAGAACTAGAACAGTCCCAACTCGATAAAATTCGTGTGGTGGTTGTCGGTGGCGGCTATAGTGGGGTAGAGTTAGCCTGTAAGTTAGCGGATCGCTTAGGAGAAAGAGGACGAATTCGCATTGTGGAAATGAGCGAATCTATCTTAAATACCTCGCCAGAGTTTAACCGCAATGCGGCTAAAAAAGCTTTAGAGGAACGATTAGTTTGGTTAGATTTAGAGACAAAAGTCGAAGAAATTACGGCTGAGACGATTTCTTTAGTTTATAAAGGACAAGTTGATCCTATTCCTGTAGATCTCGTTTTATGGACAGTGGGAACTAAAGTTTCTGATTTTATTAAATCTTTGTCTTTGCCGCAAAATAGAGCCGGAAAATTGGTCACAAATTCTTTTTTACAAGCCGAAAATCATCCCTCAATTTATGTTCTTGGAGACCTCGCTGACTGTCGAGATAAAGACGGACAACTGGTTCCGGCTACGGCACAAGTTGCCATTCAACAAGCCGATTATTGTGCTTGGAATGTTTGGGCTTCGATCATGGGACGACCCCTATTACCTTTCCGTTATCAGGGATTAGGAGAAATGATGACTTTGGGGATCGATAATGCTACGCTGAGTAGTATGGGAGTTAAAATGGATGGAACTTTAGCTTATCTTGCTCGACGGTTGTTATATTTGTATCGTTTTCCCACGTTAAAACATCGCTTGGCTGTGGGGTTTAATTGGTTAAGCCGCCCGGTTTTAGAGTTATTTTTAAGTTGA
- a CDS encoding XisH family protein, with translation MPAKDLFHNVVKNALIKDGWIITDDPLYLTFGGVDMYVDLGAEKLIAAEKDHQKIAVEVKSFMQASITAEYHTALGQYINYRMILENKEPDRILYLAVSEDAYATFFRLLFTQVSIKKNGVKLVIYDIKKEEVREWIN, from the coding sequence ATGCCAGCTAAAGATCTCTTTCATAATGTCGTCAAAAACGCCCTAATTAAAGATGGATGGATCATTACAGATGATCCCCTATATCTTACTTTTGGCGGGGTTGATATGTATGTTGATTTGGGGGCTGAGAAATTAATTGCCGCCGAAAAAGATCATCAAAAGATTGCTGTTGAAGTTAAAAGCTTTATGCAAGCTTCTATCACGGCTGAATATCATACTGCTTTAGGACAATACATTAACTACAGAATGATTCTTGAAAATAAAGAACCCGATAGAATTTTATATCTAGCGGTTTCAGAAGATGCTTATGCAACTTTTTTCAGACTTTTATTTACTCAAGTATCTATCAAAAAAAATGGAGTAAAGCTGGTCATTTATGATATTAAAAAGGAGGAAGTTAGAGAATGGATAAATTAA
- a CDS encoding carbon dioxide-concentrating mechanism protein CcmK — MPAQSAVGSIETKGFPGILAAADAMVKAGRITIVGYIRAGSARFTLNIRGDVQEVKTAMDAGIEAVKRTEGATLETWVIIPRPHDNVVAVLPIDYNDTVEPFRASVEGVALPTRR, encoded by the coding sequence ATGCCAGCCCAATCCGCAGTGGGATCGATTGAAACTAAGGGTTTTCCGGGGATTTTAGCGGCAGCAGATGCGATGGTTAAGGCGGGACGAATTACAATCGTCGGTTATATTAGAGCCGGTAGTGCCCGTTTTACCCTCAACATCCGAGGCGATGTACAAGAAGTTAAAACAGCAATGGATGCTGGCATAGAAGCGGTAAAACGTACAGAAGGCGCAACTTTAGAAACTTGGGTGATTATTCCTCGACCCCATGATAACGTGGTAGCTGTTTTACCCATTGATTATAATGATACGGTAGAACCTTTCCGCGCATCCGTAGAAGGAGTGGCTCTGCCAACCAGACGCTAA